The Amycolatopsis mongoliensis genome includes a window with the following:
- a CDS encoding SDR family NAD(P)-dependent oxidoreductase, translating to MTPGVLDPRGPASLAGQRAVVTGAARGIGSRIAVELALAGAHVTALDRHDPAGTVAEITELGGSAAGLRADITDRDAIATAMAEAAGPPRRLDALVTCAAVYGETVALDELPESEVDLVLGVNIKGTLWCISGALPFLRGHDSRVVCIGSVAGKAGGVLAGPHYVASKGAVHAVVKWLAKTEAGNGVLANAVAPGVVDTEMIRGKGYSGDYNPLGRLARPEEIARVAAFLASPAASYMTGAVVDVNGGYAMG from the coding sequence GTGACCCCCGGTGTTCTCGACCCGCGCGGCCCGGCCTCCCTGGCCGGGCAGCGCGCGGTCGTCACCGGGGCCGCGCGCGGGATCGGCAGCCGGATCGCCGTCGAACTCGCCCTCGCCGGAGCCCACGTCACGGCGCTGGACCGGCACGACCCGGCCGGCACTGTCGCCGAAATCACCGAGCTCGGTGGCAGCGCGGCCGGCCTGCGGGCCGACATCACCGATCGCGACGCCATCGCCACCGCGATGGCCGAGGCCGCCGGGCCACCGCGGCGGCTCGACGCGCTGGTGACCTGCGCCGCGGTCTACGGCGAGACCGTCGCGCTCGACGAGCTACCCGAGTCCGAAGTGGACCTCGTGCTCGGCGTGAACATCAAGGGAACACTTTGGTGCATCAGTGGTGCGCTGCCGTTCCTGCGAGGACACGACTCACGCGTGGTCTGCATCGGCTCGGTGGCGGGCAAGGCCGGGGGCGTGCTGGCCGGGCCGCACTACGTGGCCAGCAAGGGCGCCGTGCACGCGGTCGTGAAGTGGCTCGCCAAGACCGAAGCCGGCAACGGAGTCCTCGCCAACGCCGTCGCCCCCGGCGTCGTCGACACCGAGATGATCCGCGGCAAGGGGTATTCCGGCGACTACAACCCGCTGGGCAGGCTGGCCCGGCCCGAGGAGATCGCCCGGGTGGCGGCCTTCCTCGCCTCGCCGGCGGCCAGTTACATGACCGGCGCGGTCGTGGACGTCAACGGTGGCTATGCGATGGGCTGA
- a CDS encoding acyl-CoA synthetase has product MANFATILDHNTGRDPGRIVLRQGERKLTNRELLDRVDAVAAGLAGLGVGRGDVVAILLYNHLEFLETAFAVNRVGAAFLPLNYRLSPEEWRYIIDHSGAVALLTEPEFRPAVEQLALPALKHRLLLDGAADGWTGYADLLAANEGKSVAAVPVAPDELQRLMYTSGTTSRPKGVRITHGNLAWKNLAHIVEFGITAADTTLVCGPLYHVGGFDLPGVGTLHAGGSLIVLRKFDAEEVVATIERERPTNIWLAPAMMNAILQLPDLAGRDTSSIRFIIGGGEKMPVPLVERILAAFPNAWFADAYGLTETVSGDTFNDYEHMLAKVGSVGRPVVHLEVRIVDETGTPVGPNELGEITLRGPKVSTGYWHDDEATAKAFRDGWFHTGDIGRVDEDGYLYVEDRKKDMIVSGGENIATPEVERVLYEHPDVVEAAVVGMGHPRWGEVPQAFVVLRPGVPADRTALIEFCRARLAKFKVPADLVFLDALPRTPSGKVLKRNLRS; this is encoded by the coding sequence ATGGCGAACTTCGCGACGATCCTCGACCACAACACCGGCCGCGACCCGGGCCGGATCGTGCTCAGGCAGGGCGAGCGCAAGCTCACCAACCGCGAGCTGCTCGACCGGGTCGACGCGGTCGCCGCCGGCCTCGCCGGACTGGGTGTCGGCCGCGGCGACGTCGTCGCCATCCTGCTCTACAACCACCTGGAGTTCCTCGAGACCGCGTTCGCGGTCAACCGGGTCGGTGCCGCGTTCCTGCCGCTGAACTATCGGCTCTCCCCGGAGGAGTGGCGCTACATCATCGACCACTCCGGCGCCGTGGCGCTGCTGACCGAGCCGGAGTTCCGGCCCGCGGTCGAGCAGCTCGCCTTGCCCGCCTTGAAGCACCGGCTGCTGCTGGACGGCGCTGCCGACGGGTGGACGGGCTACGCCGATCTGCTGGCGGCCAACGAAGGGAAGTCCGTCGCTGCCGTGCCGGTCGCCCCGGACGAGCTGCAGCGGCTGATGTACACCTCCGGGACGACGTCCCGCCCCAAGGGCGTGCGGATCACGCACGGCAATCTGGCGTGGAAGAACCTGGCGCACATCGTCGAGTTCGGCATCACCGCCGCCGACACGACGCTCGTGTGCGGGCCGCTTTACCACGTCGGCGGGTTCGATCTGCCCGGCGTCGGGACACTGCACGCCGGGGGTTCGCTCATCGTGCTCCGCAAGTTCGACGCGGAGGAGGTCGTGGCGACCATCGAACGCGAGCGCCCGACGAACATCTGGCTGGCCCCGGCGATGATGAACGCGATCCTGCAGCTGCCGGACCTGGCCGGGCGGGACACGTCCTCGATCCGGTTCATCATCGGTGGCGGTGAGAAGATGCCCGTCCCGCTGGTCGAACGGATCCTCGCCGCGTTTCCGAACGCGTGGTTCGCCGACGCCTACGGGCTCACCGAGACCGTCTCGGGCGACACGTTCAACGACTACGAGCACATGCTGGCCAAGGTCGGCTCCGTCGGGCGCCCCGTCGTCCACCTCGAAGTCCGCATCGTCGACGAGACCGGCACGCCCGTCGGACCGAACGAGCTGGGTGAGATCACTCTCCGCGGCCCCAAGGTCAGCACCGGGTACTGGCACGACGACGAGGCCACCGCCAAGGCCTTCCGCGACGGCTGGTTCCACACCGGTGACATCGGCCGCGTCGACGAGGACGGCTACCTCTACGTGGAAGACCGCAAGAAGGACATGATCGTCTCCGGCGGCGAGAACATCGCCACCCCCGAAGTCGAACGCGTCCTCTACGAGCACCCGGACGTCGTCGAGGCCGCCGTCGTCGGCATGGGACACCCGCGGTGGGGCGAAGTCCCGCAGGCGTTCGTGGTCCTGCGCCCCGGCGTCCCGGCCGATCGCACCGCGTTGATCGAGTTCTGCCGGGCCCGGCTCGCCAAGTTCAAAGTCCCCGCCGACCTGGTGTTCCTCGACGCGCTGCCCCGAACACCGTCCGGCAAGGTGCTGAAACGGAACCTGCGCTCATGA
- a CDS encoding carboxymuconolactone decarboxylase family protein, translating into MSDNGTDVARQNALRDAFIKERGYWNPFWEGLLSLDPEFFDAYREFSAVPWRKGVLEPKIKELIYTAIDASTTHLYEPGLRQHIRNALGYGATKEEIMEVLELTSVLGIHTCTLGVPVLMEELAAHEQQKAT; encoded by the coding sequence ATGTCCGACAACGGAACAGATGTCGCCCGCCAGAACGCATTGCGCGACGCGTTCATCAAAGAGCGCGGCTATTGGAACCCCTTCTGGGAGGGGTTGCTGAGCCTCGATCCCGAATTCTTCGACGCCTACCGCGAGTTCTCGGCCGTGCCGTGGCGCAAGGGCGTTCTGGAACCGAAGATCAAGGAACTGATCTACACCGCGATCGACGCGTCCACGACCCACTTGTACGAGCCGGGGTTGCGCCAGCACATCCGCAACGCGCTCGGTTACGGCGCCACCAAGGAAGAGATCATGGAGGTGCTGGAACTGACGAGTGTGCTCGGCATCCACACCTGCACCCTCGGCGTGCCCGTGCTGATGGAGGAGCTGGCCGCTCACGAGCAGCAGAAGGCGACGTGA
- a CDS encoding SDR family NAD(P)-dependent oxidoreductase produces MDTAGCAVVTGAGSGIGRACAMRLSESGLALALLDANGEAAEKAAAELPAAAAFGVDVTDETQVADAVREAAQRFGAPKVLVNAAGIIVRKTLLESSVEEWRRVLDVNLTGYFILLRQVIPLMAAGGGGSIVQIASIAGHTGYGFSSYTAAKGGVLALTRQLAAELAKDGIRINSVSPGVVHSGLNRDTLSNSAIHAATVANTPLGRIGEPDDIARAVAFLASPDAGYVTGTDLVADGGMISTIHWGPAGDELHSFHTQER; encoded by the coding sequence GTGGATACAGCGGGATGCGCGGTCGTCACCGGCGCGGGTTCCGGAATCGGCCGCGCCTGCGCCATGCGGCTCTCGGAGTCCGGACTCGCCCTCGCCCTGCTCGACGCCAACGGCGAAGCCGCGGAGAAGGCGGCGGCCGAATTGCCCGCCGCGGCCGCCTTCGGCGTCGACGTCACCGACGAAACCCAGGTCGCCGACGCGGTGCGCGAGGCCGCCCAGCGGTTCGGAGCGCCGAAGGTGCTCGTCAACGCAGCGGGGATCATCGTGCGCAAGACGCTGCTGGAGTCGAGCGTCGAGGAGTGGCGACGGGTGCTGGACGTCAACCTCACCGGCTACTTCATCCTCCTCCGGCAGGTGATCCCGCTGATGGCAGCCGGTGGTGGCGGAAGCATCGTCCAGATCGCCTCGATCGCCGGGCACACCGGCTACGGGTTCTCGTCCTACACCGCCGCGAAAGGCGGTGTGCTCGCCCTGACCCGCCAGCTCGCCGCGGAACTGGCGAAGGACGGCATCCGGATCAACTCCGTGAGCCCGGGCGTCGTCCACAGCGGACTCAACCGCGACACGCTGTCGAACAGCGCGATCCACGCGGCCACCGTGGCCAACACGCCGCTCGGCCGCATCGGCGAGCCCGACGACATCGCCCGTGCGGTCGCCTTCCTCGCGAGCCCCGACGCCGGCTACGTCACCGGCACCGACCTGGTCGCCGACGGCGGCATGATCAGCACGATCCACTGGGGGCCGGCCGGGGACGAGCTGCACAGCTTCCACACCCAGGAGCGCTGA